The sequence GCTCCTCCGGCGATACGCCCAAGAAGGTCGCGAGCCGTCCCGGTTTCGAGGCGCTCAAGGCCGTGCGTGAGGGGCACGTCGAGGTCATAAACGACAACCTCACGACCCGTCCGGGGCCGAGGATAGTCGAGGGGGTGAAGCAGATCACGGAGGCGATACACCCCGGTGCCTTCAAAGTCCACAGCAAGAGATAGCCTCTGGGTGGGGGCCTCCGCCGCCGCGCTGGTGTTGGTGGCGGTGCTCTCGCTCGGCGTGGGACCGGCCTGGCTCTCCCCCGGCGAGGTAGTACGGACGCTCCTCGGGGGCGGGGACGAAGTCTCGCGGGCGATAGTCCTGCAGATCCGTCTGCCCCGCATAGCCCTCGGGATGCTCGTCGGGGGGGCGCTCGGGGTGAGCGGGGCCGCGATGCAGGGGCTCTTCCGCAACCCCATGGCCGACCCGTACGTGGTGGGGGTCTCGCCGGGGGCCGCGCTCGGGGCGGTGCTCGCGATAGCCTCCGGGGCCTCCTTCGGGGCGGCCGGGCTCTCCGCGGTCCCGCCCGCCGCCTTCTGCGGGGGGCTCGCGGCGGCGTTCGCCGTGGTCGGGCTCTCGCGGCGCGGCGGGCGGTTTCCCATCGCCGATCTGCTGCTCGTCGGGCTCGCGGTCGGGGCCTTCGCCGCCGCGGTCTACTCGTTCGTCATCCTGACCTTCGCCGACCAGAGGATCTCCTCGGTGCTGTTCTGGCTGCTGGGGTCTCTGGCGCCTGCCGACTGGCGGAGGGTGGTGGACGCGCTGCCGTACCTCGTCGTCTCTTCGGTTGGGCTCCTGGCCCTCTCGCGCAGGCTCGACATCCTCTCGCTCGGGGAGGAGCAGGCCACCTACCTCGGGGTCGGGGTCGAGCGGGTGAAGCTGCTCGCGATAGGGTTCGCCGCGCTCGGCGCCTCGGCGGCGGTCGCGGTCAGCGGCGTGATCGGCTTCATCGGGCTCATCGTGCCGCACGTCGGCAGGATACTGGCCGGCCCGCGTCACGCCCTGCTGTTGCCGGTCTCGGGGCTGTGGGGGGCGGCTTTCCTCGTCGCCGCCGACGACGCGGCGCGCACCGCGATCCCCGCGATCGAGATCCCGGTCGGGATCATAACCGCCCTGTGCGGGGCGCCTTTCTTCGTGTATCTGCTCTCCAGGAGCCGCAGACGTGGCCGGCTCTGGTGAGATCGTCTTCGAGGTGCGGGGCGTGCGCGTCGCTTACGGCGCGCACGAGGCGCTCTCGGGGGTGAGCCTGGAAGTGGGAGAGGGGGAGATGCTCGCCGTGGTCGGGCCGAACGGCAGCGGCAAGAGCACCCTGATCCGGACGCTCGCCCGGGCCCTGCGGCCGCGGGAGGGGGTGGTGCTGCTCGACGGCAGGGAGGTCGGGGGTTGGGATGCGAGGCTCTTCGCCCGCCGGGTCGCGGTCGTGCCGCAGGAGGGGGCGCCGGCCTTCGACTACACGGTGCGCGAGGTGGTCGAGATGGGGCGCGCCCCCTACGAGGGGTGGCTCTTCCCCTCGGACCCCGGCGCGCCAGTGGCGGTCGGGCGGGCGATGGAGGACGTCGGGGTGTGGGATCTCGCGCACCGGAGGATGACCGAGCTCTCGGGCGGGGAGCGTCAGCTCGTCGCCCTCGCCCGGGCGCTCGCCCAGGAGCCCGAGGTGCTGCTGCTCGACGAGCCGACCAACCACCTCGACGTCCGGCACCAGCTCGCCTTCATGCGGGTCGTGGAGCGCCTGGGCCGCGCCGGGGCGACCGTGGTCCTCGTCGCCCACGATCTCAACCTCGCCACCCGGCACGCCTCGAGGGTCGTCGTCATGCGCGGCGGTGAGGTCTTCGCCGCCGGTGTCCCGAGCGCCGCGCTGCGCCCCGAGGTGATCCGGGAGGTCTTCGGGGCGCAGGCGGAGGTCTTGGTCTCCCCGGCGACGGGGGATCTCATCGTGCAGAGTACCGCTTCCGGGCGGGTCACCGGGAGCGGGATACCGGAGGTGCACGTGATCTGCGGCGGCGGGTCCGGATCTCTTCTGATGCGCCGGCTCAGCGAAGAGGGGGTGGGGTTCTCCGCCGGCGTGCTCCCTCCT is a genomic window of Rubrobacter naiadicus containing:
- a CDS encoding FecCD family ABC transporter permease: MGASAAALVLVAVLSLGVGPAWLSPGEVVRTLLGGGDEVSRAIVLQIRLPRIALGMLVGGALGVSGAAMQGLFRNPMADPYVVGVSPGAALGAVLAIASGASFGAAGLSAVPPAAFCGGLAAAFAVVGLSRRGGRFPIADLLLVGLAVGAFAAAVYSFVILTFADQRISSVLFWLLGSLAPADWRRVVDALPYLVVSSVGLLALSRRLDILSLGEEQATYLGVGVERVKLLAIGFAALGASAAVAVSGVIGFIGLIVPHVGRILAGPRHALLLPVSGLWGAAFLVAADDAARTAIPAIEIPVGIITALCGAPFFVYLLSRSRRRGRLW
- a CDS encoding ABC transporter ATP-binding protein codes for the protein MAGSGEIVFEVRGVRVAYGAHEALSGVSLEVGEGEMLAVVGPNGSGKSTLIRTLARALRPREGVVLLDGREVGGWDARLFARRVAVVPQEGAPAFDYTVREVVEMGRAPYEGWLFPSDPGAPVAVGRAMEDVGVWDLAHRRMTELSGGERQLVALARALAQEPEVLLLDEPTNHLDVRHQLAFMRVVERLGRAGATVVLVAHDLNLATRHASRVVVMRGGEVFAAGVPSAALRPEVIREVFGAQAEVLVSPATGDLIVQSTASGRVTGSGIPEVHVICGGGSGSLLMRRLSEEGVGFSAGVLPPGDLDHAVARALGAEIVEAEPFAPIPGEVLRRNAEAARSARLVAVCGSPPGGRVVLGAAFEALEEGIPVAVVDHHGGGDAAPADLLEAGAFEAGPEDFVRELRGGIGARGGRGEG